A part of Aegilops tauschii subsp. strangulata cultivar AL8/78 chromosome 2, Aet v6.0, whole genome shotgun sequence genomic DNA contains:
- the LOC109777152 gene encoding putative 12-oxophytodienoate reductase 12 produces the protein MEPIPLMTPYQMGPFEFSHRVVLAPMTRSRSYGNFPQPHAMQYYAQRATEGGLLISEATGVSADAQGMSAIPHTPGIWTKDQVQAWRPIVDSVHAKGAIFFCQIWHVGRASDMQQEPISSTDKPIERTPENYSMDFSTPRSLTEEEIPDVVNQFRIAARNALEAGFDGVELHAGNGYLLDQFMKDGVNDRADGYGGSLENRCRFTLEVVDAVSNQIGPYCVGVRLSPYSGCLGCRDSDPDELAVYMARELNRRDILYLNVVEPEMSWEGDAGALGAGHHRLQAMRDTFDGTLMVGGGYGREEGNCAIAEEYADLVAYGRLFLANPDLPERFRRNAPLNKYDRATFYTDDPVVGYTDYPFLGQTSKGNGMM, from the exons ATGGAGCCCATTCCTCTCATGACTCCCTACCAAATGGGCCCATTCGAGTTTTCTCACAG GGTCGTGCTGGCGCCGATGACAAGGTCGAGATCATACGGCAACTTCCCGCAGCCGCATGCCATGCAGTACTACGCGCAAAGGGCCACGGAGGGTGGGCTCCTCATCTCGGAGGCCACCGGCGTGTCGGCCGACGCGCAGGGGATGAGCGCCATCCCTCACACCCCTGGGATCTGGACCAAGGATCAGGTCCAGGCATGGAGGCCCATCGTGGACTCCGTGCACGCCAAGGGCGCCATTTTCTTCTGCCAGATCTGGCACGTTGGGCGAGCGTCCGACATGC AGCAAGAACCCATCTCCAGCACCGATAAGCCGATAGAGAGGACTCCAGAGAACTACTCCATGGACTTCTCCACCCCCAGGAGCCTCACCGAGGAAGAGATCCCCGATGTCGTCAATCAGTTCAGAATTGCTGCCCGAAATGCTCTTGAAGCCG GGTTCGACGGCGTGGAGCTGCACGCCGGGAACGGCTACCTCCTGGACCAGTTCATGAAAGACGGCGTGAACGACCGCGCCGACGGCTACGGGGGCAGCCTTGAGAACCGCTGCCGCTTCACCCTCGAGGTGGTGGACGCCGTGTCGAACCAGATCGGACCTTACTGCGTCGGCGTGCGCCTCTCGCCCTACTCCGGCTGCCTCGGCTGCCGCGACTCGGACCCGGACGAGCTGGCCGTGTACATGGCCCGGGAGCTGAACCGCCGAGACATCCTGTACCTCAACGTGGTGGAGCCCGAGATGTCGTGGGAGGGCGACGCCGGGGCGCTTGGGGCGGGCCATCACAGGCTGCAGGCGATGAGGGACACCTTCGACGGGACGCTGATGGTCGGCGGAGGGTACGGCAGGGAGGAGGGGAACTGCGCCATCGCGGAAGAGTACGCCGACCTGGTCGCCTACGGCCGCCTCTTCCTCGCCAACCCCGACCTGCCGGAGAGGTTCCGGCGGAACGCGCCGCTGAACAAGTACGACCGGGCGACGTTCTACACCGACGATCCCGTCGTCGGGTACACGGACTACCCGTTTCTCGGCCAGACGTCCAAGGGGAATGGCATGATGTAG